ATGTTTTCTATTTGTAGAGGATGTATCTTAGGACCAATTTGTTAAAAACTTTGATTGTCTTAATGTAATTTGTTAAAAACTTTAATTTTGTATAAATAATTCGCTTAAATTCCTTAAACTTCATTTGACTAATTCAAAGATTGTTTATAATAATGTCTCTAGTTAAAAATTCTCCAAAATCCGCTACTGCTCATTCGTTTAGTTGCCAGTCGATGCAACATAAAGATTTGGATGAATGTCGGAAACACACATTATGAAGTTGTTGCTTTGAGATTAATATAATGACTACGGTCGATAGGTATTTTCATATAAAAACTTGACATTCAGATCCAAAAATGGATTGTTTGAGCTTGTATCCGTAGATAACTTGGTCTATACTAATAGAAAGGCATTACAGTCCACTAATGAATATCAAATATTTTTCTTAGGCTATGCGAAAAAAAAAGAATATCATATTAACAGACATGAACCATTTTGTTGTATTGGATCCTTGATTGGGTAAGACTTTTTATTAATGTATGGGTTACCCAAAAAAGTTTCTTTTGCTTTTAGATTTCGCAAAAAGAGACCAATATTTTTTTAACTTATATAAATCGGTTTCTTACAAAGAATTAAATGTAGATCTCCAAATCTTAAATCTAAAAACCAATTATGCAAATGTGAAATCCCTTTTTTACCTTAGACAAGTTCCTTAAAAAGAAGATATCAGATTGCATAAAATGTTCTATGACTCATTTTATTTAAGGTTATCCACATCCCAAATAACAAAGACAGAAAATTAAGCTAGTTAGCATATTAAGGAGCTTTTTTATTCAGATAGTTCTATTAAAAGAGGAAAATATAATTAAAACTGATAAAACTTCGTTATTTAAAAATTATATTATGAATCAAAGTGTTGGTGCTCTGTATTCGCGACCATACATGTATGAAAACTCATACATGTATTTTTTTGCATTTTTATTTGAAATCCCTTTTTCAAAAAAATAATAATATATATATCAAACTTGCTAAACTTTAGGACAAACAAAGAACTCTAAGCTAGTGGTTTCATTAATATAGTCGTAATATGATCTTGGTTCAAGTGGGATATCCGAATATCCAAATCTCAACCAAGAAAAGAAAAATGGCTTTTTCATATCTATTGATGACATAAAAAGGAGAACATTTAGTCCTCCAATCACTTTGTTTCCTTTCCAATAGTAGTGTCACTATTAACACAGCTTGCACTTTATTATAGAAATGTTTAAAATGTGTATTGTTTTCCCCAACAACTAAATTATTTCGATTCTGAAAAGTACTCCCGGTTCTGTATTAAAGTGGATTCCAAATTATTCTATGTAGAAGATATAGCTCGGCAACTAAGGATTTCTGTATGCATTGTTACAACTCTACTGTATTCGGTTAAGTTGACAAAAGAAAAAAAGGTTTGCTGAACCGCTTTTGGGCACGCAAGGCAAAAATCTCTGGTTAAAAACTTTATCATTGAAAAAAAAAACTTTATCATTGCTTATAGAAATAAATGTGGACGCAAGGCAAAAATCTCACAATGATAAAGAAATATTCACCAAAACTAAGATGGACCAGATTCAAATTAGATAGGATCGATGGTTAATATATGTAAGCATTTTAGTTATTCTAATTACACCCATTATTTAACGAGTTATATGTATTTCACGTAACGCTTATAGGTNNNNNNNNNNNNNNNNNNNNNNNNNNNNNNNNNNNNNNNNNNNNNNNNNNNNNNNNNNNNNNNAGATCAAGATCGAGTCCACCGGTGTTACTCGACACGGATATTTCAGGATCTGGATGTCCGAGACAAGGATCAGTCAATCCTTGTTTCCAAACAACCTCTGTGGGCGACCCAGTGTGATCATCATCATTACATGGAATGGAACTATTTTCTTCAACGTTGCCTGCCGAAACCTGTTGAATATATAGATTGATAATTCAAGATTTTAAGTTTTTATAACAAATCAAGAAAATATATTTTCATATACTATTCTTATTATATAAAGCTTAGACTATAGTAAAATATCCACATTTTTGCTTATAAAGATTTTGACATCTGGAGTGGTAAAAATGTTGTCAGAAAGTGGTAAGAATATTTGGAAATTATATTATTAAAAACATACAAATTATGCCTGATCCTTTTGAAGATGTGACATTTTTCCGTTATGGACTTTCCTTAAAACCATTGAATTTTTTACTTTACCTACGATAGGCCTCGGACGGATCGGATATCCGGACAATTTTAAAGTATCCGGATCCAGATCCTTATAAGGCGGATCCATAATTTTACTATCTTTATCCGGATTCGGGGTTCTTAGAAATCCGAGTGTCGGATATCCTTCTAAAAATTGTAATATCCGACGGATATCCGGATCCGGATTTGGATTATTAAAATAAATAAAAATAATATTAATATATATATAAAATATTAACAATATTTTTTAAAAAAATATATATAATGTCTTTAATTATTTCTATGTATAATATTACAAAATTTACATAAAATTTATATATACTATTATAAAAATAAAAAAATATTAAATAAAATTAATTTTTATATATAGATATTACTATTTTTGAAATATTTATTAATAAAACTTACGGATCTGGATATCCGGACTTAAAAATTAAGATATCCGGATCCGGATCCGGCTTTGACGGATCCAACATTTTACTATTCGGATCCGGATTCGGCCCCTCCGGATATCCGGATTTTCGGATCGGATCCGGATCGAATCTTGGATCGAATCCGGATCTCGGATAAAAGTCTCAGGCCTAACCTACGTAGAGTTTAATTTCCTTTTGTTATATAGAAATTAGAAAATAAGATTGGAACGTTGACCAAAAAAGAAAATAAGATTGGAACTTGCCATATCGAAGAGGCTAGTGCGGCGTCTCTTGTGATGGAGAGTGGTGGCTTGACGAATGAAGTATTTTTGAGCATGACTTGCCACTTGTGTCGGAGATTTTGTAACGACGAAGTTTCTAGAGATTCCTCTCCAATCTCCTTTACCAAGCTTCTCTAATCCAATTAGAAACATCTGGTGCTCTTTTTCCGTCCATGGAACCCCTACTCATAAAGGGAAATTAAAAAAGCCTTAACAAAAGTTAACGATTATAAATACAATATTATTTTGTCCGCAATGAAGCGGTTGCATTGCATGCCATTCTTGTTTGATTAATTAACGTCAGAACAGTTGATTATAACACGGTTATATGGCACATCTTTGTGAGAAGTGTTTAACTTTATATGATAATATATTCTGCAACTTTATAACATGTCAATACTTATCATAGTCCGACGGACAAACCCAAACAAGAATGTAAAAATATGTCAAAGCTGTAACCTTTTTTGCGGTCGGGTGTTTTGTGGGTGAGACCGTCGGAGAGATAACCGGCGAAGGAAGAGGAAGGGGAGGAACATGCGGGTAAGCAATCCATGCTAAAGCTTTTCTTCATTGCGGCAGCCAAA
The DNA window shown above is from Brassica oleracea var. oleracea cultivar TO1000 chromosome C3, BOL, whole genome shotgun sequence and carries:
- the LOC106332346 gene encoding uncharacterized protein LOC106332346 (The sequence of the model RefSeq protein was modified relative to this genomic sequence to represent the inferred CDS: added 39 bases not found in genome assembly), with protein sequence MGRKCSHCGSVGHNSRTCFSNKTRVIKLFGVHVDTTGSSPPPGPSSPPPPSILAAAMKKSFSMDCLPACSSPSSSFAGYLSDGLTHKTPDRKKGVPWTEKEHQMFLIGLEKLGKGDWRGISRNFVVTKSPTQVASHAQKYFIRQATTLHHKRRRTSLFDMVSAGNVEENSSIPCNDDDHTGSPTEVVWKQGLTDPCLGHPDPEISVSSNTGGLDLDLKLASHQSSKSNIRPISVT